One segment of Ureibacillus thermophilus DNA contains the following:
- the aceA gene encoding isocitrate lyase, giving the protein MLTQQERKERVEALKKDWAENPRWKGIERPYTAEEVVKLQGSVVVEHTLAKRGAAKLWKLLHEEEFINALGALTGNQAVQQVKAGLKAIYLSGWQVAADANLAGHMYPDQSLYPANSVPAVVKRINQALQRADQIEHAEGRDDDFDWFAPIVADAEAGFGGPLNVFELVKAMIEAGAAGVHLEDQLASEKKCGHLGGKVLLPTQNAVRNLIAARLAADVMGVDTILIARTDADAADMVTSDIDPRDHKFITGERTPEGFFKTRAGIEQAIARGLAYAPYADLIWCETSKPSLEEARMFAEGIHSKFPGKMLAYNCSPSFNWKANLSDKEIAEFQREIAKMGYKFQFVTLAGFHTLNKSMFELAVEYKDHGMAAYSKLQQAEFDLEKKGYTATRHQREVGTGYFDEVSMVISGGTSSTTAMAGSTEAEQFV; this is encoded by the coding sequence ATGTTAACACAGCAAGAAAGAAAAGAAAGAGTAGAAGCACTAAAAAAAGATTGGGCTGAAAATCCACGTTGGAAAGGAATCGAACGCCCATATACTGCTGAAGAAGTAGTAAAATTACAGGGGTCTGTAGTGGTTGAGCATACGTTGGCAAAACGTGGTGCAGCTAAACTTTGGAAACTTCTACATGAAGAAGAATTCATTAATGCATTAGGGGCATTGACTGGTAACCAAGCGGTACAACAAGTTAAAGCTGGTTTAAAAGCTATTTATCTATCAGGTTGGCAAGTAGCTGCTGATGCTAACTTGGCAGGTCATATGTATCCAGACCAATCATTATACCCTGCAAACTCAGTTCCTGCTGTAGTAAAACGAATCAACCAAGCATTACAACGTGCTGATCAAATAGAACATGCAGAAGGCCGCGACGATGATTTTGATTGGTTTGCACCAATCGTTGCCGATGCAGAAGCAGGATTCGGCGGTCCGCTTAACGTGTTTGAATTAGTAAAAGCAATGATTGAAGCGGGTGCTGCTGGAGTACACTTAGAAGACCAATTAGCTTCTGAGAAAAAATGTGGTCACTTAGGCGGTAAAGTATTACTTCCAACACAAAATGCTGTTCGCAACCTTATTGCTGCACGCTTAGCTGCAGACGTAATGGGTGTAGATACAATCTTAATTGCTAGAACTGACGCTGATGCTGCGGATATGGTAACTAGCGATATTGACCCACGCGATCATAAATTTATTACAGGTGAACGTACTCCTGAAGGATTCTTTAAAACAAGAGCAGGTATTGAACAAGCGATTGCTCGCGGTTTAGCTTATGCGCCATACGCTGACTTGATTTGGTGCGAAACATCTAAACCATCATTAGAAGAAGCTCGCATGTTTGCTGAAGGAATCCACTCTAAATTCCCTGGCAAAATGTTAGCTTACAACTGCTCACCATCTTTCAACTGGAAAGCTAATCTTTCAGACAAAGAGATTGCAGAATTCCAGCGTGAAATTGCGAAGATGGGTTACAAATTCCAATTCGTAACATTAGCAGGATTCCATACACTTAATAAATCTATGTTTGAATTGGCTGTTGAATATAAAGATCATGGTATGGCAGCTTATTCTAAACTACAACAAGCTGAATTTGATTTAGAGAAGAAAGGTTATACTGCTACAAGACACCAACGTGAAGTTGGTACAGGTTACTTTGACGAAGTATCAATGGTTATCTCTGGTGGTACTTCTTCAACAACTGCGATGGCAGGTTCAACAGAAGCTGAACAATTCGTATAA
- a CDS encoding LytR/AlgR family response regulator transcription factor, which produces MEINSVVISNKGLEQFNTILKDWIPKNASIALACEDSYIHYSPSIEHMHLTLNEKIHPESVAARVIQTRMKSDIVVDSSILGYPYFVIGYPIYLDQKIAALIIIFPSTYTPEKKEPYRFLTGKQEDTWVPVPVEEITYIESLQKRTWFYANNELFKTNFTLKELESRLPEFFIRIHRSYILNIYFIKNITKDITTNFIIQLKSGIELPVSQSYINDLRKVLEF; this is translated from the coding sequence GTGGAGATCAATTCTGTTGTTATTTCAAATAAGGGGTTGGAGCAATTTAATACTATATTAAAAGATTGGATTCCGAAAAATGCATCCATTGCATTAGCTTGCGAAGATTCTTATATTCATTACTCACCAAGTATTGAACATATGCATTTAACACTAAATGAAAAAATTCATCCTGAAAGTGTTGCTGCTCGCGTTATACAAACACGAATGAAAAGCGATATCGTCGTTGATTCATCTATATTAGGTTATCCATATTTCGTTATAGGCTATCCTATTTATTTGGATCAAAAAATAGCGGCACTTATCATTATTTTCCCTTCTACCTACACTCCAGAAAAGAAAGAACCTTATAGATTTTTAACCGGAAAACAGGAAGATACATGGGTACCTGTGCCTGTAGAAGAAATTACGTATATTGAAAGTTTGCAAAAACGGACTTGGTTTTATGCTAATAATGAACTATTTAAAACTAACTTTACACTCAAAGAGCTGGAATCAAGATTGCCAGAATTTTTCATTCGAATTCATCGTTCCTATATTTTAAATATTTACTTTATCAAAAATATTACAAAAGACATCACAACCAATTTTATCATTCAACTAAAAAGTGGAATTGAATTACCTGTCAGCCAATCTTATATCAATGATTTGCGAAAAGTGCTGGAGTTTTAA
- a CDS encoding transposase domain-containing protein, giving the protein MDINSAENAIRPNVIGRKNWLFSVSESGADANAICLSLAETVKANGIDFYQYLVKLLSELPSLPIHQQPEILNRYLPWSKTIRESCSMEK; this is encoded by the coding sequence ATGGACATCAACTCAGCTGAAAATGCGATTCGGCCGAATGTCATTGGACGAAAAAACTGGCTGTTTTCCGTGAGTGAATCGGGAGCCGATGCAAATGCCATCTGTTTAAGCTTGGCTGAAACGGTAAAAGCGAATGGAATTGATTTTTATCAATACTTAGTGAAATTGTTGTCGGAACTTCCAAGTTTACCAATCCATCAACAGCCAGAGATATTAAATCGCTATTTGCCATGGTCGAAAACGATTCGTGAATCATGCTCAATGGAAAAATAG
- a CDS encoding transposase — protein MEKKYWKLLLKDQTKLDYKIYTYHRCFKKHMCEVEILHYLIDLDSELKASYELYQYVQHCIKIKDFELLKKTLENKQNIFSSYMKIAIKTINKYINYVENTLKYDYNNGILEGINNKIKVIKRISFGYRSFYHFRNRIFITQNLAKIKTA, from the coding sequence ATTGAAAAAAAATACTGGAAGCTCCTTCTGAAAGATCAAACAAAACTTGATTATAAGATCTATACATATCATCGTTGCTTTAAAAAGCATATGTGTGAGGTGGAGATTCTCCACTATCTCATTGATTTAGATTCTGAATTAAAGGCGTCCTATGAGTTATATCAATACGTGCAACATTGCATCAAAATCAAAGACTTTGAGCTCCTAAAGAAAACATTAGAGAATAAACAAAATATCTTTTCCAGCTATATGAAAATCGCCATCAAGACAATCAACAAATACATCAATTACGTGGAGAATACGTTGAAATACGATTATAACAACGGCATTTTAGAGGGGATTAATAACAAAATCAAGGTGATTAAACGCATTTCTTTCGGTTATCGATCCTTCTATCACTTTAGAAACCGAATATTCATTACCCAAAACTTAGCGAAAATAAAAACAGCTTAG
- a CDS encoding transposase domain-containing protein produces the protein MAETAKANGIDFYQYLVKVLSELPSLPIHQQPEILDRYLPWSKTIRESCAMAK, from the coding sequence TTGGCTGAAACGGCAAAAGCTAATGGAATTGATTTTTATCAATACTTAGTGAAAGTATTGTCGGAACTCCCAAGTTTACCAATCCATCAACAGCCAGAAATATTAGATCGCTATTTGCCATGGTCGAAAACAATTCGTGAATCATGTGCAATGGCAAAATAG
- the tnpB gene encoding IS66 family insertion sequence element accessory protein TnpB (TnpB, as the term is used for proteins encoded by IS66 family insertion elements, is considered an accessory protein, since TnpC, encoded by a neighboring gene, is a DDE family transposase.) gives MIHDFTKCKNIYIICGHTDMRKGIDGLATLIQDSFELDPYSEAIFLFCGRRKDRYKCLYFDGDGFAMLYKRLDNGKLQWPRNENEVRRLTQQQLRWLLEGLTIHQPKAIQKSKKGVF, from the coding sequence ATGATTCATGATTTTACAAAATGCAAAAATATCTATATCATTTGCGGTCATACAGATATGCGAAAAGGAATCGACGGTCTAGCAACGCTAATTCAGGATTCATTCGAACTCGATCCATACAGCGAGGCAATCTTCTTGTTTTGCGGTCGAAGGAAAGATCGTTATAAATGTTTATACTTTGATGGAGATGGCTTCGCTATGCTTTATAAACGATTGGATAATGGCAAACTCCAGTGGCCACGAAATGAAAATGAAGTTCGTCGGCTCACACAACAACAACTTCGTTGGTTACTTGAAGGACTCACAATTCATCAACCGAAAGCCATACAAAAATCTAAAAAAGGTGTCTTTTAA